The proteins below are encoded in one region of Syntrophotalea carbinolica DSM 2380:
- a CDS encoding C-GCAxxG-C-C family protein, protein MQNETMLDVAAFLFRKGRKNCAEAVAEAWQKVSGEDLELTENLSKCGSGRAPQGWCGAIYAAQLVADKDKKAGITDRFADAAGSLLCREIRSSRKLSCTACVELAAGLLEENVQEAVA, encoded by the coding sequence ATGCAAAACGAGACCATGTTGGATGTCGCCGCTTTTCTTTTCAGGAAGGGAAGGAAGAATTGTGCCGAGGCCGTTGCCGAAGCCTGGCAGAAGGTATCCGGAGAAGATCTCGAACTGACGGAAAACTTGAGCAAGTGTGGTTCCGGCAGGGCTCCGCAGGGATGGTGCGGTGCCATTTATGCCGCCCAACTCGTCGCCGATAAAGACAAAAAAGCCGGGATCACCGATCGCTTCGCGGATGCCGCCGGTTCGCTTTTGTGCCGGGAAATCCGCTCGTCGAGAAAACTCTCCTGCACCGCCTGCGTCGAACTGGCCGCCGGCCTTCTCGAAGAGAATGTGCAGGAGGCGGTCGCCTGA